One segment of Coffea arabica cultivar ET-39 chromosome 7c, Coffea Arabica ET-39 HiFi, whole genome shotgun sequence DNA contains the following:
- the LOC140010593 gene encoding pectinesterase inhibitor-like: MATIRVGLTLMLSIATFLLLVLASQGTAAEDFHTWCKKTTHSAKCIDVISADPRSNLKTRPSGFCTILNDKAKAIAAGTTSKISSLLRTTTDPLLKRALGACSDLYDGLNSRLDQDFSMLNHENYSNLAIALTGAFDDATECEDALNDPKPLEPSLTPEIQNVADIVEITLAILNLNECHKTAACIG, from the coding sequence ATGGCTACCATTAGAGTTGGCCTAACTCTCATGCTTTCGATAGCAACATTCCTCCTGCTCGTCCTTGCCTCTCAAGGCACTGCAGCCGAGGATTTCCATACGTGGTGTAAAAAGACAACCCACAGTGCCAAATGTATTGATGTGATCTCCGCCGATCCTCGAAGCAATTTGAAGACTCGTCCTAGTGGCTTTTGCACCATACTCAACGACAAGGCCAAAGCAATTGCTGCTGGGACCACTTCAAAAATCTCAAGTCTTCTAAGAACCACCACAGATCCTCTTCTCAAACGTGCTCTCGGAGCATGTTCTGATTTATATGATGGACTCAACTCTAGATTGGACCAAGATTTTTCAATGCTAAATCATGAAAACTATTCAAACCTTGCCATAGCACTCACAGGCGCCTTCGATGACGCTACGGAATGTGAAGATGCATTAAATGACCCCAAGCCACTTGAACCTTCATTGACGCCAGAAATACAAAATGTTGCAGATATAGTTGAAATTACCTTAGCTATTCTAAATCTTAATGAGTGCCACAAAACCGCTGCTTGTATTGGATAG